In one window of Dokdonia sp. PRO95 DNA:
- a CDS encoding IPExxxVDY family protein: MEDSIGYDFTLIAIHGSLEPYYLAYLLNKNLGLRLFRSREDLIIGNREEEASYPFFEFNDERQYVDYYVLSNKTKIEVEAKAVAGLFESEKTLKTTYFIPEMPQVDYFIKVVEDGNAFAKAKALKILNQISHIVTAYEVDVSSLKNKEHLIFE; the protein is encoded by the coding sequence TTGGAAGACTCCATTGGTTATGACTTTACGCTCATAGCTATTCACGGTTCATTGGAGCCATATTATTTGGCATATTTACTCAATAAGAATCTTGGGCTAAGACTATTTCGTTCTCGTGAAGATCTAATCATTGGTAATCGAGAAGAAGAGGCAAGCTATCCTTTTTTTGAGTTTAATGACGAACGTCAGTACGTAGATTACTATGTATTATCAAATAAAACAAAGATAGAGGTAGAAGCAAAAGCTGTTGCAGGTCTTTTTGAATCAGAAAAGACACTCAAGACTACCTACTTTATTCCTGAGATGCCCCAAGTAGATTATTTTATAAAAGTTGTTGAGGATGGTAACGCTTTCGCGAAAGCTAAAGCACTTAAAATCCTCAATCAAATATCACATATAGTAACCGCTTATGAAGTAGACGTAAGCTCGTTAAAAAATAAAGAACACTTAATTTTTGAATAA
- a CDS encoding HAMP domain-containing sensor histidine kinase — protein MSVKFPKRYYLVFTFLALITAIAVYWGASRIIEQEEVARTLNLERANTEAAKEFKEALNNYATLISGVKSYIEISNGRFTEEDISSFIERQLGGLTMERPFSVSYIDTSHIFIFDFTMQPVPNAQLVGTSIGEIIGKEGMLRMDSLMLKTDFYASDPTNLLEGRVGLPLGFGVLDSFGNSIGYITSIAEFAPILDKAYVHSNKDDFVFKFKSSNGNYFDRSRAHNGQKIYSVNEDPEYFKNFDIDKKEYISSVVPFYNKEFILSTAYKKPSQGFLALGVTSCLWYLAILGFMFFLISQYYLYERKNKIIASQKVQLSELVGTKNKFFSIIAHDLRGPLSSVINFLDVLKGEHKNNNQTTAIINSLEDSSRNSITLLDNLLKWSKLQTDQVVFVPVALDIMSLTKDQIKIQKHALEVKGLNIRLESSFKGEVVGDKNMVATIIRNLLSNAIKFSHDNDIIVIELTRLENKFVFSIEDNGIGIPEFDKQRLFDITQITSRVGTRNEKGSGLGLVLASEYLKAHKGELHVESEDGKGTLATFTLPLK, from the coding sequence ATGTCAGTCAAATTTCCAAAGAGATACTATCTCGTTTTTACATTTCTCGCACTCATTACGGCCATCGCTGTCTATTGGGGAGCATCTCGTATCATAGAACAAGAGGAAGTTGCACGCACACTTAATCTAGAAAGAGCAAATACAGAAGCAGCAAAGGAATTTAAAGAAGCTCTTAACAATTATGCAACTCTAATTTCTGGAGTTAAAAGCTATATTGAAATATCTAATGGTCGCTTTACTGAGGAAGACATTTCGTCATTTATAGAGCGGCAATTAGGTGGACTTACCATGGAGCGCCCTTTTAGTGTTTCATATATTGATACAAGCCACATATTTATTTTTGATTTTACTATGCAACCAGTACCTAACGCTCAGTTAGTGGGTACTTCTATTGGTGAAATTATAGGAAAAGAAGGAATGTTAAGGATGGATTCTTTAATGCTTAAGACAGATTTTTATGCATCAGATCCTACAAATTTATTAGAAGGTAGGGTAGGACTTCCATTAGGTTTTGGTGTTTTGGACAGCTTTGGGAACTCGATAGGATACATTACGAGTATTGCAGAGTTTGCACCTATATTAGATAAAGCATATGTTCATAGTAACAAAGATGATTTTGTCTTTAAGTTTAAGAGTAGCAACGGCAATTATTTTGATCGTAGTAGAGCCCATAATGGTCAAAAAATATACTCCGTAAATGAGGATCCAGAATATTTCAAGAACTTTGATATAGATAAAAAAGAGTATATCTCTAGTGTTGTACCTTTTTACAATAAGGAATTTATACTAAGTACTGCTTATAAGAAGCCATCGCAAGGCTTTCTAGCACTCGGAGTTACTTCGTGTTTGTGGTATCTAGCCATCTTAGGATTTATGTTTTTTCTAATAAGCCAGTATTACTTATACGAGCGTAAAAACAAAATTATTGCTTCGCAAAAAGTTCAACTATCAGAATTAGTAGGCACAAAAAATAAGTTTTTTTCAATCATAGCTCACGACCTTCGAGGACCGTTATCTTCTGTTATAAATTTTTTAGACGTTTTAAAAGGTGAACATAAAAACAATAATCAAACCACAGCTATAATAAACTCCCTAGAGGATTCCAGCCGAAATAGCATTACACTACTTGATAACCTTCTGAAATGGTCAAAACTTCAAACAGATCAAGTTGTATTTGTTCCTGTTGCATTAGATATTATGTCTTTAACAAAAGATCAAATTAAAATACAAAAGCATGCTCTTGAAGTAAAAGGTCTTAACATACGTTTAGAATCCAGCTTTAAAGGAGAAGTTGTGGGGGATAAGAATATGGTGGCAACTATTATTAGAAATTTACTCTCTAATGCGATTAAATTTTCTCATGATAACGACATCATAGTCATTGAGCTTACAAGGCTAGAAAATAAATTTGTCTTTAGCATTGAGGATAATGGAATAGGGATTCCAGAATTTGATAAGCAACGTCTCTTTGATATCACTCAAATCACAAGTCGGGTGGGTACTAGAAATGAGAAAGGATCAGGTTTAGGCCTTGTTCTTGCTAGTGAGTATCTCAAGGCTCATAAAGGAGAATTACATGTGGAAAGTGAAGACGGCAAGGGAACACTCGCGACTTTCACATTACCTTTAAAATAA
- the rnc gene encoding ribonuclease III, with amino-acid sequence MSAFKKIFNSRTEKNGSFFMRMHAIIGFKPKEIRYYEKAFTHRSLGLKKADGNPLNYERLEFLGDAMLGSVIAAHLFDAVQGGNEGYLTKMRSKVVSRKHLNELGRELNLVRYVRASIPLDNFGVNIHGNLFEALVGAIYLDRGYKYCEKFIAKRVIEPYVDIEKLEGRIISYKSVLIEWCQKEKRTFKFETFEDTGQDTVKHFGVKLFIDGNVVAKARATSKKKAEEIASKRTFYAFQREIETQ; translated from the coding sequence ATGAGCGCATTTAAAAAAATATTTAACTCTCGTACTGAAAAGAACGGGAGTTTTTTTATGCGAATGCACGCCATCATAGGCTTTAAACCTAAGGAGATAAGGTACTATGAGAAAGCATTTACACACCGCTCACTAGGTCTTAAAAAAGCAGATGGTAATCCTCTCAATTATGAGCGATTAGAGTTTCTAGGAGACGCAATGCTGGGATCTGTAATAGCAGCGCACCTCTTTGATGCGGTTCAAGGCGGTAATGAAGGATATTTAACAAAGATGAGATCTAAGGTAGTAAGCCGAAAGCATCTTAACGAGTTAGGTAGAGAGCTCAATCTTGTGAGGTATGTGAGAGCAAGTATACCCTTAGATAATTTTGGTGTTAATATTCACGGTAATCTTTTTGAAGCTTTAGTAGGAGCTATATACCTTGATCGAGGTTATAAATATTGCGAGAAGTTTATAGCTAAGCGTGTTATAGAGCCCTATGTAGATATAGAGAAGCTTGAGGGCCGTATTATTAGTTACAAGAGTGTACTGATAGAATGGTGCCAAAAGGAAAAGCGCACCTTTAAGTTTGAAACTTTTGAAGATACTGGTCAAGACACTGTAAAGCATTTTGGAGTAAAGCTTTTTATAGATGGTAACGTTGTTGCAAAAGCGCGTGCCACAAGTAAGAAAAAGGCAGAAGAGATAGCTTCAAAACGCACTTTCTATGCTTTTCAACGAGAAATTGAAACTCAATAG